The Arachis hypogaea cultivar Tifrunner chromosome 19, arahy.Tifrunner.gnm2.J5K5, whole genome shotgun sequence genome has a window encoding:
- the LOC112778332 gene encoding probable non-intrinsic ABC protein 5 — MKNGKITQCGKYADLLNNGTDFMELVDFPISHSGVKEEEKKDEQNDKIGNKGDEAKGQLVQAEERESGRVEFSVYWQYITMVYGGALVPFILLAHTLFQVLQIGSNYWMAWATPISQDVEPPVSGTTLIAGYIALAVGSSFCILARTTLVAISGATTGDSTGLELNSDFSLLVDAQTGLSEPR; from the exons ATGAAAAATGGGAAGATTACTCAATGTGGAAAGTATGCTGATCTGCTTAATAATGGAACTGATTTTATGGAACTTGTTG ATTTTCCTATTTCTCATAGTGGagtaaaagaagaggaaaagaaagatgAGCAAAATGATAAAATTGGTAACAAAGGTGATGAGGCAAAAGGCCAACTTGTTCAAGCAGAAGAAAGAGAGAGTGGTAGAGTTGAATTTTCAGTGTATTGGCAATATATCACTATGGTATATGGAGGTGCTCTTGTTCCTTTCATTCTGTTGGCTCATACTCTCTTCCAAGTTCTCCAAATTGGAAGTAACTATTGGATGGCTTGGGCAACACCAATCTCACAAGATGTTGAGCCACCTGTTTCTGGAACAACTCTTATAGCAGGCTATATTGCTTTGGCTGTAGGGAGTTCCTTCTGCATTCTTGCAAGGACAACACTAGTTGCTA TTTCAGGGGCCACAACAGGAGACTCTACTGGTCTGGAACTCAACTCAGACTTTTCGTTACTTGTAGATGCACAAACCGGGCTATCGGAACCacgataa